One Solea solea chromosome 5, fSolSol10.1, whole genome shotgun sequence genomic window carries:
- the sh3gl3a gene encoding endophilin-A3a isoform X4 has translation MSVAGLKKQFHKASQLLSEKISGAEGTKLDEDFMEMERKIEVTNKSVFDLLSKTTEYLQPNPASRAKLNMLNTVSKIRGQVKTTGYPQTEGLLGDCMLRCGHELGEDSVFGCALVDVGEAMRQMADVKDSLDINVKQNFIDPLQNLQDKDLKEITHHLKKLEGRRLDFDYKKKRRGKIPDEEVRQAVEKFEESKELAERSMFNFLENDVEQVSQLSTLVKAALEYHRLSSEILEELSAKLQRSISTASSRPKREFKPKSIRSSIETLDNSQHNGLSYSSSLKSTGTETEVLDQPCCRALYDFEPENEGELGFKERDIIILTNQIDENWYEGMISGESGFFPINYVEVIVPLPQ, from the exons ATGTCTGTGGCCGGCCTGAAGAAACAGTTTCACAAAGCCAGTCAG CTCCTCAGTGAGAAGATCAGTGGAGCAGAGGGGACCAAGCTCGATGAAGACTTCATGGAGATGGAGAGG AAAATTGAGGTGACCAACAAGTCGGTGTTCGACCTCTTGTCTAAAACCACAGAGTACCTTCAGCCTAACCCAg cCTCTCGAGCCAAACTAAACATGCTGAACACGGTGTCTAAGATCCGAGGGCAGGTGAAGACCACCGGCTACCCTCAGACTGAAGGCCTGCTGGGAGACTGTATGCTGCGTTGCGGTCATGAACTGGGAGAGGACTCCGTCTTTG GTTGTGCTCTGGTGGATGTCGGCGAGGCCATGAGACAGATGGCGGATGTAAAGGACTCGCTGGACATAAACGTCAAACAAAACTTCATTGACCCGCTGCAGAATCTACAGGACAAGGACCTTAAAGAGATCACG CACCACCTAAAGAAGCTGGAGGGCCGCCGGTTAGACTTTGACTATAAGAAGAAGCGCCGGGGGAAAATTCCAGACGAGGAGGTCCGGCAGGCTGTGGAGAAGTTTGAGGAGAGCAAAGAGCTGGCAGAGAGGAGCATGTTCAACTTCCTGGAGAATGAT GTGGAGCAGGTGAGCCAGCTTTCAACGCTGGTCAAGGCGGCTCTAGAGTATCACCGGCTGTCGAGTGAAATCCTGGAGGAGCTGAGCGCGAAGCTGCAGagaag taTATCCACAGCCAGCAGCCGACCCAAGAGAGAGTTCAAACCAAAGTCGATCCGGAGCAGCATCGAAACTCTGGATAACAGTCAGCACAACGGCCTGTCCTACAGCTCCTCGCTCAAATCCACTGGTACAG AGACTGAGGTTCTGGACCAGCCGTGCTGTCGGGCCCTTTACGACTTTGAGCCAGAGAACGAAGGCGAGCTGGGCTTCAAAGAGCGAgacatcatcatcctcaccaACCAGATAGACGAGAACTGGTACGAGGGCATGATCAGCGGCGAGTCCGGCTTCTTCCCCATCAACTACGTCGAGGTCATCGTCCCGCTGCCTCAGTGA
- the sh3gl3a gene encoding endophilin-A3a isoform X3 produces the protein MSVAGLKKQFHKASQLLSEKISGAEGTKLDEDFMEMERKIEVTNKSVFDLLSKTTEYLQPNPASRAKLNMLNTVSKIRGQVKTTGYPQTEGLLGDCMLRCGHELGEDSVFGCALVDVGEAMRQMADVKDSLDINVKQNFIDPLQNLQDKDLKEITHHLKKLEGRRLDFDYKKKRRGKIPDEEVRQAVEKFEESKELAERSMFNFLENDVEQVSQLSTLVKAALEYHRLSSEILEELSAKLQRSISTASSRPKREFKPKSIRSSIETLDNSQHNGLSYSSSLKSTGTDHIHNNHTVNGNKTEVLDQPCCRALYDFEPENEGELGFKERDIIILTNQIDENWYEGMISGESGFFPINYVEVIVPLPQ, from the exons ATGTCTGTGGCCGGCCTGAAGAAACAGTTTCACAAAGCCAGTCAG CTCCTCAGTGAGAAGATCAGTGGAGCAGAGGGGACCAAGCTCGATGAAGACTTCATGGAGATGGAGAGG AAAATTGAGGTGACCAACAAGTCGGTGTTCGACCTCTTGTCTAAAACCACAGAGTACCTTCAGCCTAACCCAg cCTCTCGAGCCAAACTAAACATGCTGAACACGGTGTCTAAGATCCGAGGGCAGGTGAAGACCACCGGCTACCCTCAGACTGAAGGCCTGCTGGGAGACTGTATGCTGCGTTGCGGTCATGAACTGGGAGAGGACTCCGTCTTTG GTTGTGCTCTGGTGGATGTCGGCGAGGCCATGAGACAGATGGCGGATGTAAAGGACTCGCTGGACATAAACGTCAAACAAAACTTCATTGACCCGCTGCAGAATCTACAGGACAAGGACCTTAAAGAGATCACG CACCACCTAAAGAAGCTGGAGGGCCGCCGGTTAGACTTTGACTATAAGAAGAAGCGCCGGGGGAAAATTCCAGACGAGGAGGTCCGGCAGGCTGTGGAGAAGTTTGAGGAGAGCAAAGAGCTGGCAGAGAGGAGCATGTTCAACTTCCTGGAGAATGAT GTGGAGCAGGTGAGCCAGCTTTCAACGCTGGTCAAGGCGGCTCTAGAGTATCACCGGCTGTCGAGTGAAATCCTGGAGGAGCTGAGCGCGAAGCTGCAGagaag taTATCCACAGCCAGCAGCCGACCCAAGAGAGAGTTCAAACCAAAGTCGATCCGGAGCAGCATCGAAACTCTGGATAACAGTCAGCACAACGGCCTGTCCTACAGCTCCTCGCTCAAATCCACTGGTACAG ATCATATCCATAACAACCACACAGTCAATGGCAACA AGACTGAGGTTCTGGACCAGCCGTGCTGTCGGGCCCTTTACGACTTTGAGCCAGAGAACGAAGGCGAGCTGGGCTTCAAAGAGCGAgacatcatcatcctcaccaACCAGATAGACGAGAACTGGTACGAGGGCATGATCAGCGGCGAGTCCGGCTTCTTCCCCATCAACTACGTCGAGGTCATCGTCCCGCTGCCTCAGTGA
- the sh3gl3a gene encoding endophilin-A3a isoform X1, whose amino-acid sequence MSVAGLKKQFHKASQLLSEKISGAEGTKLDEDFMEMERKIEVTNKSVFDLLSKTTEYLQPNPASRAKLNMLNTVSKIRGQVKTTGYPQTEGLLGDCMLRCGHELGEDSVFGCALVDVGEAMRQMADVKDSLDINVKQNFIDPLQNLQDKDLKEITHHLKKLEGRRLDFDYKKKRRGKIPDEEVRQAVEKFEESKELAERSMFNFLENDVEQVSQLSTLVKAALEYHRLSSEILEELSAKLQRSISTASSRPKREFKPKSIRSSIETLDNSQHNGLSYSSSLKSTGTDHIHNNHTVNGNTDHITTVPLSWPESPATNGNFHQTEVLDQPCCRALYDFEPENEGELGFKERDIIILTNQIDENWYEGMISGESGFFPINYVEVIVPLPQ is encoded by the exons ATGTCTGTGGCCGGCCTGAAGAAACAGTTTCACAAAGCCAGTCAG CTCCTCAGTGAGAAGATCAGTGGAGCAGAGGGGACCAAGCTCGATGAAGACTTCATGGAGATGGAGAGG AAAATTGAGGTGACCAACAAGTCGGTGTTCGACCTCTTGTCTAAAACCACAGAGTACCTTCAGCCTAACCCAg cCTCTCGAGCCAAACTAAACATGCTGAACACGGTGTCTAAGATCCGAGGGCAGGTGAAGACCACCGGCTACCCTCAGACTGAAGGCCTGCTGGGAGACTGTATGCTGCGTTGCGGTCATGAACTGGGAGAGGACTCCGTCTTTG GTTGTGCTCTGGTGGATGTCGGCGAGGCCATGAGACAGATGGCGGATGTAAAGGACTCGCTGGACATAAACGTCAAACAAAACTTCATTGACCCGCTGCAGAATCTACAGGACAAGGACCTTAAAGAGATCACG CACCACCTAAAGAAGCTGGAGGGCCGCCGGTTAGACTTTGACTATAAGAAGAAGCGCCGGGGGAAAATTCCAGACGAGGAGGTCCGGCAGGCTGTGGAGAAGTTTGAGGAGAGCAAAGAGCTGGCAGAGAGGAGCATGTTCAACTTCCTGGAGAATGAT GTGGAGCAGGTGAGCCAGCTTTCAACGCTGGTCAAGGCGGCTCTAGAGTATCACCGGCTGTCGAGTGAAATCCTGGAGGAGCTGAGCGCGAAGCTGCAGagaag taTATCCACAGCCAGCAGCCGACCCAAGAGAGAGTTCAAACCAAAGTCGATCCGGAGCAGCATCGAAACTCTGGATAACAGTCAGCACAACGGCCTGTCCTACAGCTCCTCGCTCAAATCCACTGGTACAG ATCATATCCATAACAACCACACAGTCAATGGCAACA CTGATCATATAACCACTGTCCCACTGTCATGGCCTGAGAGCCCCGCAACCAATGGCAACTTTCACC AGACTGAGGTTCTGGACCAGCCGTGCTGTCGGGCCCTTTACGACTTTGAGCCAGAGAACGAAGGCGAGCTGGGCTTCAAAGAGCGAgacatcatcatcctcaccaACCAGATAGACGAGAACTGGTACGAGGGCATGATCAGCGGCGAGTCCGGCTTCTTCCCCATCAACTACGTCGAGGTCATCGTCCCGCTGCCTCAGTGA
- the sh3gl3a gene encoding endophilin-A3a isoform X2, producing MSVAGLKKQFHKASQLLSEKISGAEGTKLDEDFMEMERKIEVTNKSVFDLLSKTTEYLQPNPASRAKLNMLNTVSKIRGQVKTTGYPQTEGLLGDCMLRCGHELGEDSVFGCALVDVGEAMRQMADVKDSLDINVKQNFIDPLQNLQDKDLKEITHHLKKLEGRRLDFDYKKKRRGKIPDEEVRQAVEKFEESKELAERSMFNFLENDVEQVSQLSTLVKAALEYHRLSSEILEELSAKLQRSISTASSRPKREFKPKSIRSSIETLDNSQHNGLSYSSSLKSTGTADHITTVPLSWPESPATNGNFHQTEVLDQPCCRALYDFEPENEGELGFKERDIIILTNQIDENWYEGMISGESGFFPINYVEVIVPLPQ from the exons ATGTCTGTGGCCGGCCTGAAGAAACAGTTTCACAAAGCCAGTCAG CTCCTCAGTGAGAAGATCAGTGGAGCAGAGGGGACCAAGCTCGATGAAGACTTCATGGAGATGGAGAGG AAAATTGAGGTGACCAACAAGTCGGTGTTCGACCTCTTGTCTAAAACCACAGAGTACCTTCAGCCTAACCCAg cCTCTCGAGCCAAACTAAACATGCTGAACACGGTGTCTAAGATCCGAGGGCAGGTGAAGACCACCGGCTACCCTCAGACTGAAGGCCTGCTGGGAGACTGTATGCTGCGTTGCGGTCATGAACTGGGAGAGGACTCCGTCTTTG GTTGTGCTCTGGTGGATGTCGGCGAGGCCATGAGACAGATGGCGGATGTAAAGGACTCGCTGGACATAAACGTCAAACAAAACTTCATTGACCCGCTGCAGAATCTACAGGACAAGGACCTTAAAGAGATCACG CACCACCTAAAGAAGCTGGAGGGCCGCCGGTTAGACTTTGACTATAAGAAGAAGCGCCGGGGGAAAATTCCAGACGAGGAGGTCCGGCAGGCTGTGGAGAAGTTTGAGGAGAGCAAAGAGCTGGCAGAGAGGAGCATGTTCAACTTCCTGGAGAATGAT GTGGAGCAGGTGAGCCAGCTTTCAACGCTGGTCAAGGCGGCTCTAGAGTATCACCGGCTGTCGAGTGAAATCCTGGAGGAGCTGAGCGCGAAGCTGCAGagaag taTATCCACAGCCAGCAGCCGACCCAAGAGAGAGTTCAAACCAAAGTCGATCCGGAGCAGCATCGAAACTCTGGATAACAGTCAGCACAACGGCCTGTCCTACAGCTCCTCGCTCAAATCCACTGGTACAG CTGATCATATAACCACTGTCCCACTGTCATGGCCTGAGAGCCCCGCAACCAATGGCAACTTTCACC AGACTGAGGTTCTGGACCAGCCGTGCTGTCGGGCCCTTTACGACTTTGAGCCAGAGAACGAAGGCGAGCTGGGCTTCAAAGAGCGAgacatcatcatcctcaccaACCAGATAGACGAGAACTGGTACGAGGGCATGATCAGCGGCGAGTCCGGCTTCTTCCCCATCAACTACGTCGAGGTCATCGTCCCGCTGCCTCAGTGA